A single Oryza brachyantha chromosome 8, ObraRS2, whole genome shotgun sequence DNA region contains:
- the LOC102719888 gene encoding exosome complex component RRP41-like → MSAAAATATTGTYSPAASAGEKRRERKEELRRHLAEDADWPRADGRSFHDCRPAFMQTGPTTAASGSAYAEFGKTKVIVSVFGPRESKKTMMYSDTGRLNCNVSYTTFATPIRGQGTDNKEYSAMLHKALEGAVMLHTFPKTTVDVFALVLESGGSDLPIIISCASLALADAGIMMYDLVTSVSVSCFGKNIIIDPTSDEEAWQDGSLMVAYMPARKEITQLTLTGEWSDGKITNAVELCMDACTKLCDILRERLKDASSLAE, encoded by the exons atgtcggcggcggcggctacggcTACTACTGGGACGTACTCCCCGGCTGCGTCCGCCGGGGAAaagcggagggagaggaaggaggagctgcggcgccACCTCGCCGAGGACGCCGACTGGCCCCGCGCTGACGGCCGCTCCTTCCACGACTGCCGTCCCGCAT TTATGCAAACAGGGCCAACAACTGCCGCATCAGGATCTGCCTATGCAGAATTTGGGAAGACAAAGGTCATTGTGTCAGT GTTTGGACCAAGagaaagcaaaaaaacaatgatgtACAGTGATACCGGTAGACTCAATTGCAATGTGAGCTATACAACATTTGCCACCCCTATACGTGGACAG GGAACAGACAACAAGGAGTACTCTGCAATGCTTCATAAAGCCCTGGAAGGCGCAGTGATGCTTCACACTTTTCCAAAGACCACTGTTGATGTTTTTGCCTTGGTTCTTGAGTCTGGTGGCA GCGATCTTCCCATCATTATTTCTTGTGCTAGTCTTGCATTAGCTGATGCCGGAATCATGATGTATGATCTTGTTACATCAGTATCCGTG TCCTGTTTTGGGAAGAACATTATCATTGATCCAACCTCTGATGAGGAAGCATGGCAAGACGGCAGCCTTATGGTGGCATACATGCCAGCCCGAAAGGAGATCACACAGTTAACGCTTACTGGAGAGTGGTCTGATGGCAAAATCACCAAT GCGGTAGAGCTCTGCATGGATGCTTGCACTAAGCTCTGTGACATACTGCGGGAGCGCTTGAAAGATGCTTCCAGCTTGGCTGAGTGA
- the LOC102720170 gene encoding beta-1,6-galactosyltransferase GALT31A-like → MFAPPAAPARPHKAAPPARVPTRLVAALCTACFFLGVCVINRYWTVPELPDCRNKANSDNPGVVMNQASQTREVIIALDRTISDIEMRLAAARTMQARSQGLSPSDSGGDQGNMRPRLFFVMGIVTTFANRKRRDSIRQTWLPQGEHLQRLEKEKGIVIRFVIGRSANASPESEVERAIAAEDKEYNDILRLDHVEGNGSLPSKIQTFLSTALSTWDADFYVKVDDDVHVNIGITRSILARHRSKPRVYIGCMKSGPVIDKNESKYYEPDHWKFGTEGNNYFRHATRQLYAVTRDLATYITANRHILHKYSNEDVSFGSWLIGLDVEHVDERSLCCGTPPDCEWKAQAGNPCAASFDWNCTGICNPVERMEEVHRRCWEGHVADLQAQF, encoded by the exons atgttcgcgccgccggcggccccgGCGAGGCCGCACAAGGCGGCGCCCCCGGCGCGGGTGCCCACGCGGCTGGTGGCCGCGCTCTGCACCGCCTGCTTCTTCCTCGGCGTCTGTGTCATCAACAG ATACTGGACGGTTCCTGAGCTTCCCGATTGCCGAAACAAG GCGAATTCGGATAATCCGGGGGTTGTTATGAACCAAGCATCACAGACTCGGGAAGTCATCAT AGCTTTGGATAGAACGATATCCGACATCGAGATGCGTCTGGCTGCTGCAAGAACCATGCAAGCGAGGAGCCAAGGCTTGTCTCCGAGTGATTCGGGTGGTGACCAGGGAAACATGAGGCCGAGATTGTTTTTTGTCATGGGCATTGTGACCACGTTTGCTAATCGCAAGCGAAGAGACTCTATCAGGCAGACATGGTTGCCACAag GTGAGCATTTGCAAAGgctggagaaggagaagggcaTTGTTATCCGTTTTGTCATTGGACGCAG TGCAAATGCCAGCCCAGAGAGTGAAGTGGAACGCGCTATTGCTGCAGAAGATAAAGAATACAATGACATTTTGAGACTT GACCATGTTGAAGGAAATGGCAGTCTTCCTTCAAAGATTCAGACTTTTCTTTCAACTGCTCTTTCCACATGGGATGCTGATTTCTATGtaaaagttgatgatgatgttcATGTCAACATAG GTATTACCAGGTCAATTTTGGCACGACACAGATCAAAACCTCGTGTGTACATTGGTTGCATGAAATCTGGACCTGTCATTGATAAAAA TGAATCTAAGTACTATGAACCGGACCATTGGAAGTTTGGGACTGAGGGTAACAACTACTTTAGGCATGCAACACGACAGCTCTATGCTGTAACCAGGGATCTGGCGACCTACATAACAGCAAATCG GCATATCTTGCACAAATATTCAAATGAAGACGTATCATTTGGTTCTTGGTTGATCGGGTTGGATGTCGAACATGTGGATGAGAGAAGCCTTTGTTGTGGCACCCCCCCAG ACTGTGAGTGGAAGGCGCAGGCCGGAAACCCGTGCGCCGCATCCTTCGACTGGAACTGCACCGGCATCTGCAATccggtggagaggatggaggAGGTGCACCGGCGATGCTGGGAAGGTCATGTGGCCGATTTGCAGGCACAGTTTTGA
- the LOC102720259 gene encoding kinesin-like protein KIN-1, with product MSRSATAVCVRFRPLSHKERKANGDKVCFKRLDSESFVFKDEREEDVIFSFDRVFYEDSEQSDVYNFLAVPIVADAISGINGTIITYGQTGAGKTYSMEGPSILHCNKQKTGLIQRVVDELFQSLRSSESIAMWSVKLSMVEIYLEKVRDLLDLSKDNLQIKESKTQGIYISGATEVSIMSSSDALECLSEGIANRAVGETQMNLASSRSHCLYIFSVQQGSTSDERVRGGKIILVDLAGSEKVEKTGAEGRVFDEAKTINKSLSALGNVINALTTGKQNHVPYRDSKLTRILQDALGGNSRAALLCCCSPSALNAPESLSTIRFGTRTKLIKTSPKSTSPEVDSVKTASKSTSPEADSVKTASKSTSPEADSVKKPILDSHDQNDMRDQILSKLRLSLKEEDVDLLEELFVQEGIIFEPDYSMADIDSVCQDVVSQEISLLTQAVEELKETVEELTDENERLRGELELAQETATQVQAQLAAAQADGTLFGFMPAAAISYLLRPFGLVPD from the exons ATGTCCCGATCGGCCACTGCTGTGTGCGTGAGGTTCAGACCACTGAGCCACAAGGAGAGGAAGGCTAATGGTGATAAGGTCTGCTTCAAGAGATTGGATTCGGAGTCCTTTGTTTTCAAG GATGAGAGGGAAGAGGATGTCATATTCAGCTTTGACAGGGTGTTTTATGAAGATTCGGAACAGTCTGATGTCTATAACTTCCTTGCCGTGCCAATTGTTGCAG ATGCTATCAGTGGAATAAATGGGACTATAATTACTTATGGTCAG ACTGGAGCCGGAAAGACATACAGCATGGAG GGGCCAAGCATCTTGCATTGCAATAAGCAGAAAACCGGACTAATCCAGAGAGTTGTTGATGAGCTTTTTCAATCTCTACGATCATCAGAAAGCATAGCTATGTGGAGtgtgaagttgtcgatg GTGGAGATATATTTGGAAAAAGTAAG GGACCTTCTTGACTTGTCCAAAGACAACCTACAAATCAAGGAGAGTAAAACTCAAGGGATCTACATTTCTGGAGCAACAGAA GTGTCCATCATGAGTAGTTCAGATGCTCTGGAGTGCCTTTCT GAAGGGATTGCCAACAGAGCTGTTGGAGAAACAC AAATGAACCTGGCCAGCAGTAGAAGTCACTGCTTATACATTTTTTCAGTTCAACAAGGATCTACTTCTGATGAGAG GGTGAGAGGGGGGAAGATTATTCTTGTTGATTTAGCTGGGTCAGAGAAGGTTGAGAAAACTGGTGCTGAAGGACGAGTTTTTGATGAGGCGAAGACAATCAATAAATCTCTCTCAGCTCTTGGGAATGTTATCAATGCTCTAACTACTG GTAAACAGAATCATGTACCTTATCGTGACTCAAAGCTTACGCGGATTCTTCAAGATGCACTG GGTGGCAACTCAAGAGCCGCATTGCTGTGCTGTTGTTCCCCCAGTGCCTTGAATGCACCCGAAAGCCTGTCCACTATTCGCTTCGGAACGAG GACGAAGCTCATAAAGACTTCACCCAAATCAACCTCTCCTGAAGTGGATAGCGTCAAGACTGCATCGAAATCAACCTCTCCTGAAGCAGATAGCGTCAAGACTGCATCGAAATCAACCTCTCCTGAAGCAGATAGTGTCAAGAAGCCTATCCTTGATTCTCATGACCAAAATGATATGCGTGACCAGATTCTGAGCAAG CTAAGGTTGAGCCTGAAGGAGGAAGATGTGGATCTGCTGGAGGAACTGTTCGTGCAGGAAGGCATCATCTTCGAACCTGACTACTCCATGGCAGACATTGACTCCGTCTGCCAAGACGTCGTGAGCCAGGAGATCTCACTGCTCACACAAGCAGTTGAGGAGCTGAAAGAAACCGTCGAAGAG CTTACCGATGAGAACGAGAGGCTGAGAGGTGAACTCGAGCTCGCGCAGGAGACCGCCACTCAAGTTCAGGCTCAGCTCGCTGCCGCGCAGGCTGACGGCACCCTGTTTGGTTTCATGCCGGCGGCCGCCATCAGCTACCTCCTCCGACCCTTTGGGCTCGTACCAGACTGA
- the LOC102720451 gene encoding 40S ribosomal protein S13-2, producing the protein MGRMHSRGKGISSSALPYKRTPPSWLKTAASDVEEMIMKAAKKGQMPSQIGVVLRDQHGIPLVKSVTGSKILRILKAHGLAPEIPEDLYFLIKKAVAIRKHLERNRKDKDSKFRLILVESRIHRLARYYKRTKKLPPTWKYESTTASTLVA; encoded by the exons ATGGGGCGTATGCACAGCCGCGG GAAGGGTatctcgtcgtcggcgctgcCGTACAAGAGGACTCCACCAAGCTGGCTCAAGACCGCCGCCTCCGAT GTGGAGGAGATGATCATGAAAGCCGCGAAGAAGGGGCAGATGCCGTCGCAGATCGGCGTGGTGCTCCGTGACCAGCACGGTATCCCCCTCGTCAAGAGCGTCACCGGCAGCAAGATTCTCCGCATCCTCAAGGCCCATG GCCTTGCCCCGGAGATCCCGGAAGACCTCTACTTCCTGATCAAGAAGGCTGTAGCTATTAGAAAGCACTTGGAGAGGAACAGGAAGGACAAGGACTCCAAGTTCAGGCTTATCCTTGTTGAGAGCAGGATCCACCGCCTTGCCCGCTACTACAAGCGCACAAAGAAGCTCCCGCCCACCTGGAAGTA TGAGTCGACCACGGCCAGTACTCTGGTGGCCTAA
- the LOC102720541 gene encoding probable calcium-binding protein CML7, translating to MGGKELSEEQVASMREAFSLFDTDGDGRIAPSELGVLMRSLGGNPTQAQLRDIAAQEKLTAPFDFPRFLDLMRAHLRPEPFDRPLRDAFRVLDKDASGTVSVADLRHVLTSIGEKLEPHEFDEWIREVDVAPDGTIRYDDFIRRIVAK from the coding sequence ATGGGCGGGAAGGAGCTGAGCGAGGAGCAGGTGGCGTCGATGCGGGAGGCCTTCTCCCTCTTCGACACCGACGGGGACGGCCGGATCGCGCCGTCGGAGCTCGGCGTCCTCATGCGCTCCCTCGGCGGGAACCCCACCCAGGCGCAGCTCCGCGACATCGCCGCGCAGGAGAAGCTCACCGCGCCCTTCGACTTCCCGCGCTTCCTCGACCTCATGCGCGCCCACCTCCGCCCCGAGCCCTTCGACCGCCCGCTCCGCGACGCCTTCCGCGTCCTCGACAAGGACGCCTCCGGgaccgtctccgtcgccgacCTCCGCCACGTCCTCACCTCCATCGGCGAGAAGCTCGAGCCCCACGAGTTCGACGAGTGGATCCGCGAGGTCGACGTCGCCCCCGACGGCACCATCCGCTACGACGACTTCATCCGCCGCATCGTCGCCAAATAA